A stretch of the Aegilops tauschii subsp. strangulata cultivar AL8/78 chromosome 4, Aet v6.0, whole genome shotgun sequence genome encodes the following:
- the LOC120963108 gene encoding uncharacterized protein, producing MHEEEEEDAWIWPRPWPQPVELVMASLEARASSPDKALVLGGGDLCAGSSMTILNLGGMTAKRRDLFEILKAGLRQMSTAWIRRRGPGGRGGGWKGSRGLWGVGRNGSERNLLFSPPCVLGIFLSKFTGFGSV from the exons atgcatgaggaggaggaggaggacgcctGGATTTGGCCCCGGCCTTGGCCTCAGCCCGTGGAGTTGGTGATGGCATCGTTAGAGGCCCGGGCCTCCTCTCCGGACAAGGCACTCGTGCTAGGCGGCGGCGATCTGTGCGCCGGTTCAAG TATGACCATTCTGAATTTAGGAGGAATGACAGCAAAGAGAAGAGATCTTTTTGAAATTCTTAAGGCCGGGTTAAGGCAGATGTCGACGGCATGGATCCGTCGACGGGGGCCTGGTGGGCGTGGCGGCGGCTGGAAGGGTAGCAGAGGCCTGTGGGGCGTCGGCCGGAACGGCAGCGAGAGAAACCTTCTCTTCTCCCCTCCTTGCGTCCTGGGCATCTTCCTCTCCAA GTTTACTGGTTTTGGTTCAGTTTGA